The proteins below come from a single Cannabis sativa cultivar Pink pepper isolate KNU-18-1 chromosome 3, ASM2916894v1, whole genome shotgun sequence genomic window:
- the LOC115708906 gene encoding remorin isoform X1, whose protein sequence is MDNLLLKQKRVKISGPGPEKQEQSKGIKREPPSFQLSRSPKEDKELPRRPSERQYFSSKMKDNSERDIDYATAVAAAAFAVHSIDQVESQHQRRKKESLDTSRTGKNNGRNSEITAEMPSSSKATKLLSNKEAKSAGEASRKRSVSLDNKVSQRVSPGTPSSHTQKGVSLGIKGMERKPDSWEIAQMRRVQERYEKTKHAILSWENERKMQAKAKMEKRKILLEQKRAQTIQHYQNKIARIEKIAGGARAQLEEKRKNEELSVKEKARKIKSGGKVPVRYFCFTC, encoded by the exons ATGGACAATTTACTACTTAAGCAAAAGAG AGTGAAAATTTCAGGTCCTGGACCAGAAAAGCAGGAACAGTCTAAGGGTATAAAAAGAGAACCTCCATCATTTCAACTATCTAGGTCTCCTAAAGAAG ATAAAGAATTGCCACGAAGGCCATCGGAGAGGCAGTACTTTTCGAGCAAGATGAAGGATAACAGTGAAAGAGACATAGATTATGCTACTGCAGTTGCAGCTGCTGCCTTTGCTGTTCACTCAATTGATCAAGTTGAATCCCAACACCAAAGAAGGAAGAAGGAATCTCTTGATACCTCAAGGACCGGGAAAAATAACGGCAGGAATAGTGAGATCACAGCTGAAATGCCAAGTTCTAGTAAAGCAACCAAGCTATTATCAAACAAGGAAGCTAAAAGTGCTG GTGAAGCTTCAAGGAAAAGGTCAGTTAGCCTCGACAACAAGGTGTCTCAGAGGGTTTCACCGGGCACACCATCAAGCCACACACAGAAAGGAGTGTCACTGGGTATCAAAGGCATGGAAAGGAAGCCAGACTCTTGGGAGATAGCTCAGATGAGAAGAGTTCAAGAAAG GTATGAGAAGACAAAACATGCCATTCTTTCTTGGGAAAATGAGAGAAAGATGCAAGCCAAGGCTAAGATGGAAAAGAGAAAG ATTTTATTGGAGCAGAAAAGAGCACAAACGATACAGCATTACCAGAACAAGATAGCAAGGATAGAAAAGATAGCTGGAGGAGCAAGGGCACAATTGGAAGAGAAAAGGAAAAATGAAGAGCTTTCAGTGAAAGAAAAGGCAAGGAAGATAAAATCAGGAGGCAAAGTTCCTGTGAGATATTTCTGCTTCACTTGTTGA
- the LOC115708906 gene encoding remorin 1.4 isoform X2 yields the protein MDNLLLKQKRVKISGPGPEKQEQSKGIKREPPSFQLSRSPKEDKELPRRPSERQYFSSKMKDNSERDIDYATAVAAAAFAVHSIDQVESQHQRRKKESLDTSRTGKNNGRNSEITAEMPSSSKATKLLSNKEAKSEASRKRSVSLDNKVSQRVSPGTPSSHTQKGVSLGIKGMERKPDSWEIAQMRRVQERYEKTKHAILSWENERKMQAKAKMEKRKILLEQKRAQTIQHYQNKIARIEKIAGGARAQLEEKRKNEELSVKEKARKIKSGGKVPVRYFCFTC from the exons ATGGACAATTTACTACTTAAGCAAAAGAG AGTGAAAATTTCAGGTCCTGGACCAGAAAAGCAGGAACAGTCTAAGGGTATAAAAAGAGAACCTCCATCATTTCAACTATCTAGGTCTCCTAAAGAAG ATAAAGAATTGCCACGAAGGCCATCGGAGAGGCAGTACTTTTCGAGCAAGATGAAGGATAACAGTGAAAGAGACATAGATTATGCTACTGCAGTTGCAGCTGCTGCCTTTGCTGTTCACTCAATTGATCAAGTTGAATCCCAACACCAAAGAAGGAAGAAGGAATCTCTTGATACCTCAAGGACCGGGAAAAATAACGGCAGGAATAGTGAGATCACAGCTGAAATGCCAAGTTCTAGTAAAGCAACCAAGCTATTATCAAACAAGGAAGCTAAAA GTGAAGCTTCAAGGAAAAGGTCAGTTAGCCTCGACAACAAGGTGTCTCAGAGGGTTTCACCGGGCACACCATCAAGCCACACACAGAAAGGAGTGTCACTGGGTATCAAAGGCATGGAAAGGAAGCCAGACTCTTGGGAGATAGCTCAGATGAGAAGAGTTCAAGAAAG GTATGAGAAGACAAAACATGCCATTCTTTCTTGGGAAAATGAGAGAAAGATGCAAGCCAAGGCTAAGATGGAAAAGAGAAAG ATTTTATTGGAGCAGAAAAGAGCACAAACGATACAGCATTACCAGAACAAGATAGCAAGGATAGAAAAGATAGCTGGAGGAGCAAGGGCACAATTGGAAGAGAAAAGGAAAAATGAAGAGCTTTCAGTGAAAGAAAAGGCAAGGAAGATAAAATCAGGAGGCAAAGTTCCTGTGAGATATTTCTGCTTCACTTGTTGA